The following is a genomic window from Pseudopipra pipra isolate bDixPip1 chromosome 2, bDixPip1.hap1, whole genome shotgun sequence.
TATTGATGCCAAAGAACCAGAGCCAAACTGCAGCCTCAGGGGTTGTTTCAGTGCCTGTCTCACAGCCCCATTCCCTGGGAAGGGAGTGGGAGGGCAGGGCTTGTCCGGTGGGACTCGGGCTGTAATTGCCCTCCAGGGCTGGCAGGTGAGTTGCCTCAGGTACCTGCTGGTGACTGGTGAGGCTCCTTGTTCTTCTTaatgccagggctgggctgccagtgccatCCCCGTGGGCACAGTGACAGCACCAGTCCACCCACGCCGTGAGTAAACTGGGTATAAAAAGCTACAATATGAGTCTTATTTGTTACAGATCCAAGGTGGAAAAGCCCCACATCAGGGGAACAAAGCCATGCTATTTTAGGGCTTCACCACAGATATGCAGTAAAACCCCCACGGTTTCAAACCCCACGTCACTCATCAAATAATTGCATTAATAACCTGCAGAGCTTGTCGTAGACCCACTTTGCATCCGTGATTTACACGGACTGGGCACAAAAGGAATAACCAGAAGGCTCAGGTTATGCACTTAATcttgtgctgtccctccagggCAGGGGGATGGTGGGTTTGTTCTGCCACTGGTACAGCCAGGTACTGACTTGGTGCCTGGGGATAGAAAAGCAcccaaagcaaaggtttttaCAGACCTTTGTGGCCATTTCCTTTGGATCACAGCCCTCCTGGAAAATCTGCAGATACAGAATAAGGTGAACAATGtgattactttctttttctacagACATTCTGATTTTTCCATATGTGTTTTCAGGTTGAAAATCCAATTTGTATGTGCAAAAAAAAGTTAAGGTAGCCGATTGTGCCTGTGCCCGTGTGCAGTTCTGGGGAGGGCTGGGCCGTGGGAGGCAGCAccaccagctcagcacattTCTGACAGGGcactgcagcacacagggaagaaATCAAGCAGAGGTGAAGTTTTACAGGAAACACTGAAATCCTGttggtttattattattattattattattattatttttaatttttccctttaaaatgaaaagaagttCAGCTGAGGGGTTAATTATGTGAAATGTTGGGTTTATGCTATTCTGCCCATTAAGAGAATCCAGGCAGTTCCTGTTCGAGCTCAGATGGCAGCATTTTGTCCCTGCGGGTGTTGTTGCCCCCAGCCCCGGTGGGgtgtggggctggcagaggagctgcccGCACTGTGTGACCCACCCCGTGGGACGCAGAGCCACGGGAAGGTTTCTGAGGCCTGTCTGTGTTTGCCTTGCAGGAGCGCCCGGCGTAGCATGAGCGTCGCCCCCGGTGTGGGCCATGCCCTTCCCCAACGGCTCTGAGCTGCACCCGTCCTTCGTGCTGGCGGCGCCGCCGGGCCCGGAGGGGGCCCAGGCCTGGGTGGCCGCGCTGCTGTGCGGGGCCTACGCCGTGGCCGTGGCGGGGAACGGGGCGGTGCTGCTGGCGGTGCGGCTGGAGCCCGGCCTGCACGCGCCCATGTACCTGTTCCTCTGCATGCTGGCCGCCATCGACCTGGCGCTGGCCACCTCCACCGTGCCGCGCGTCCTCGCCTTCTACTGGTTCGGCACGCGGGAGATCGGCTTCGGCGcctgcctgctgcagatgtTCCTCATCCACGCCCTGTCGGCCGTCGAGTCCACGGTGCTGCTGGCCATGGCCGTGGACCGCTACGTGGCCATCTGCCACCCGCTGCGCCACGCCGCCGTGCTCACCAACGCCGCCACCGCCCGCGTCGGGCTGGCGGCCCTGGCCAGGGGCGTGCTCTtcttcctgcc
Proteins encoded in this region:
- the LOC135410478 gene encoding olfactory receptor 51E2-like; the encoded protein is MPFPNGSELHPSFVLAAPPGPEGAQAWVAALLCGAYAVAVAGNGAVLLAVRLEPGLHAPMYLFLCMLAAIDLALATSTVPRVLAFYWFGTREIGFGACLLQMFLIHALSAVESTVLLAMAVDRYVAICHPLRHAAVLTNAATARVGLAALARGVLFFLPLPLLLLPLPFCGSRALSHSFCLHQDVMNLACANTTPSVVYGLAAILLVMGLDAVLICLSYLLILKAVLRLAAWRERLKVFSTCVAHICVVLAFYVPLIGLSVVHRFGRDLAPLVHVTMGNIYILVPAVLNPIIYGVRTKQIQRTILSLIRVGDRTSQ